The proteins below come from a single Chitinophaga pinensis DSM 2588 genomic window:
- a CDS encoding acetyl-CoA carboxylase carboxyltransferase subunit alpha: protein MQFLDFEKPIEDLYDQLAKLKENGAKSGVDVTATVKEYEQKIADTRLEVYDHLTSYQKVLLSRHPDRPYTLAYIEKMCTNFVELHGDRNVKDDKAMVGGFAELDGETVMFIGQQKGINTKMRQIRNFGMANPEGYRKALRLMKLAEKFNKPIVTLIDTPGAYPGLEAEERGQGEAIARNIFEMVKLRVPVICIIIGEGASGGALGIGIGDRILMLENSWYTVISPENCSTILWRSWNFKEKAAEELKLTSDHMSRFGLVDGVIKEPLGGAHVNPDEMADILKKKIKDTLAELKKIDADTRIEQRIDKFSNMGFFEER, encoded by the coding sequence ATGCAATTCCTGGATTTTGAGAAACCTATTGAGGACCTGTATGATCAGTTGGCAAAACTGAAGGAGAATGGCGCAAAGTCAGGTGTAGACGTTACAGCTACTGTAAAGGAGTATGAGCAGAAGATCGCTGATACCCGCCTTGAGGTGTACGACCACCTGACCAGTTACCAGAAGGTACTGCTCAGTAGGCATCCCGATAGGCCCTATACCCTCGCCTACATCGAGAAGATGTGTACCAATTTCGTGGAGCTGCACGGCGACAGGAATGTGAAAGACGATAAAGCCATGGTCGGTGGATTCGCCGAGCTTGATGGTGAAACAGTCATGTTCATTGGTCAGCAGAAGGGGATAAATACCAAAATGCGTCAGATCCGCAACTTTGGCATGGCTAACCCGGAAGGTTACAGAAAGGCGCTTCGCCTCATGAAACTGGCTGAAAAGTTCAACAAGCCTATTGTTACCCTGATAGATACGCCTGGTGCTTACCCTGGTCTCGAAGCTGAAGAGCGCGGACAGGGAGAAGCCATCGCCCGCAATATTTTCGAAATGGTGAAATTACGGGTGCCGGTTATCTGTATCATCATCGGTGAAGGTGCTTCGGGTGGTGCACTGGGGATCGGTATCGGCGACAGGATCCTGATGCTGGAAAACAGCTGGTATACAGTAATTTCTCCGGAAAACTGTTCCACGATCCTCTGGCGTAGCTGGAATTTCAAAGAGAAGGCTGCTGAAGAACTGAAGCTGACTTCCGACCATATGAGCCGCTTTGGCCTGGTGGACGGTGTCATCAAAGAACCGCTCGGTGGCGCGCATGTGAATCCGGACGAAATGGCGGATATTCTCAAGAAGAAGATCAAGGATACCCTGGCAGAACTGAAAAAGATCGACGCCGATACCCGTATCGAGCAGCGTATCGATAAGTTCAGCAACATGGGCTTTTTTGAAGAACGCTAA
- a CDS encoding ribonuclease Z: MFAVTILGNNSALPTLERHPTAQIVTCNDQLILVDCGEGTQLQFARYKIRRSRLRYIFISHLHGDHYFGLIGLINSLSLLGRQDPLTVFAPPELEAILRLQMECSGTVLQFELQFVPLLEENQGVILEDKDLKVSFFPTQHRIPCYGFAFEMQKRKRKIIPDQAKVYEIPAAYFSKLQQGADYHRKDGLIVKNDWVTLAPPTGKKYVYYADTRFSEDLIPFAKNADLVYHETTYLHNLAERAAERFHSTTVEAATLALKANAHRLIIGHFSSKYTDLTPFEAECREVFPNSELALEGVSYII, encoded by the coding sequence ATGTTTGCAGTCACCATTTTAGGTAATAACTCAGCTCTTCCCACGTTAGAAAGACATCCGACGGCTCAGATAGTGACATGTAATGATCAGCTGATACTGGTGGATTGCGGAGAAGGCACACAATTACAGTTTGCACGTTATAAGATCAGAAGAAGCCGCCTGAGATATATTTTCATCAGCCACCTTCACGGAGATCATTATTTCGGCCTTATAGGGCTTATAAACAGCCTTAGTCTGCTCGGACGGCAAGACCCCTTAACAGTGTTTGCCCCGCCCGAACTGGAGGCTATTTTACGGCTCCAGATGGAATGCTCCGGTACCGTCCTGCAGTTTGAGTTACAATTTGTACCACTACTGGAAGAGAACCAGGGAGTTATTCTTGAAGATAAGGATCTGAAAGTCAGCTTCTTCCCTACCCAACACCGTATTCCCTGCTATGGATTTGCCTTTGAAATGCAGAAACGCAAGCGGAAGATCATTCCTGATCAGGCCAAAGTGTATGAGATACCAGCCGCTTACTTCAGCAAACTACAGCAAGGCGCGGATTATCACAGGAAAGATGGTTTAATCGTGAAAAATGACTGGGTTACCCTGGCGCCGCCTACAGGTAAAAAGTATGTTTATTACGCAGATACGCGTTTTTCTGAGGATCTGATCCCTTTTGCGAAAAATGCTGATCTGGTGTACCATGAGACCACCTACCTGCACAATCTGGCAGAAAGAGCGGCAGAAAGGTTTCATAGTACAACTGTGGAAGCAGCCACACTGGCATTAAAGGCCAATGCCCACCGGCTCATTATAGGGCATTTCTCTTCGAAATACACCGACCTGACGCCATTTGAGGCTGAATGCCGGGAAGTATTCCCCAATTCCGAACTCGCGCTGGAAGGTGTCAGTTATATTATCTGA
- the dapA gene encoding 4-hydroxy-tetrahydrodipicolinate synthase: MEQLKGTGVALVTPFKKDESIDWNALEKVIDHVISGGVDYVVSLGTTGETPTLSSEEKLDIMKFTFEKVNKRVPVVVGIGDYNTRDVVKRLETCPLDEAAAVLSVAPYYSKPSQEGLFQHYKAVAAASPKPIILYNVPGRTGRNMTAQTTLRLANEVGNIVAMKEASGDMMQCMQIIKDKPKDFLVVSGDDALAFPQIATGMDGLISVAANYFAKDVADMVKAALASDNVKARELHYKLQDSFDLMFEENNPAGVKAFMAEGGLIENVFRLPVVPVSAGLHSRIAAFNKNYK, from the coding sequence ATGGAACAATTGAAAGGCACCGGTGTGGCACTGGTTACGCCCTTTAAAAAAGACGAAAGCATCGACTGGAATGCTTTGGAAAAAGTGATTGATCATGTGATTTCCGGCGGGGTTGACTACGTAGTATCCCTGGGGACCACCGGAGAAACTCCTACACTTAGCTCAGAAGAGAAGCTGGACATTATGAAATTTACCTTCGAAAAGGTGAATAAACGTGTACCGGTGGTTGTAGGCATTGGTGACTACAATACCCGCGACGTTGTCAAGCGACTCGAAACCTGTCCGCTGGACGAAGCTGCTGCTGTACTGAGCGTTGCTCCCTACTACAGTAAGCCCAGCCAGGAAGGATTGTTCCAACACTATAAGGCCGTTGCTGCTGCATCTCCTAAGCCGATCATCCTGTACAACGTACCTGGAAGAACAGGTCGTAACATGACTGCGCAGACAACCCTGCGCCTGGCGAATGAGGTAGGCAACATCGTGGCAATGAAAGAAGCCAGCGGTGACATGATGCAGTGTATGCAGATCATCAAGGACAAACCAAAGGATTTCCTGGTTGTCAGCGGTGACGATGCACTGGCATTCCCTCAGATCGCAACAGGTATGGACGGACTGATCTCTGTGGCAGCTAACTACTTCGCAAAGGATGTAGCTGACATGGTGAAGGCAGCACTGGCCAGCGATAACGTAAAAGCCCGTGAGCTGCATTACAAACTGCAGGATTCCTTCGATCTGATGTTTGAAGAGAATAACCCTGCCGGTGTAAAAGCATTCATGGCAGAAGGTGGCCTGATCGAAAATGTATTCCGCCTGCCGGTAGTACCGGTAAGCGCAGGTTTACACAGCCGTATCGCCGCTTTCAACAAAAACTACAAGTAA